A genomic window from Lotus japonicus ecotype B-129 chromosome 1, LjGifu_v1.2 includes:
- the LOC130729997 gene encoding uncharacterized protein LOC130729997 isoform X1 has protein sequence MDCLNELTKEVVTKLGDLVVESTVKHFQYLIQHKTIVANLKEEHEKLKRMKKALQGRIDAEIRKGCEIVPNVQKWLDDVETLEKELRNFYENEVSKEKKCFHGKCPNLAFNYSLGKHATKNTEHISSLKEEENKLQIISYPKAPPPSFSEEIKSLESRNKIITDVIEKLKDDKFKRISICGMGGVGKTTLVKELIQIMEKSKQFNKVVMVVVSQNPNYENIQSQIIDGLRLKFQSTSMEEKAKELHQWLIEKAGMVLIILDDMWDELKFEWIGIPSQEHQKGIKILFTSRFKKVCQKMGSQEDFMVSVLSKEEAWSLFREMAGDVVDKPDINPIAKEVAEECGGLPLAIVTLGRALSNEEKLAWDVLRDNLRNCQVSTFSEMQRCVYSRIEMSFTFLDKEQMCFLLLCGLFPEDFDIPIESLFRYGVGIGLFEVLDTMLKVREQVNYWVINLKRCFLLLDSDKPGCVKMHDVVRDVALIVSSREELGIFVTSKVELKRMKQGKWRRMSLVLDETTELENVFECPTPALELLQLLSRTKETTIPWLENFIQGMSNLKVLALQNMCISQIPSLLQALANLHMLHVQGCDVGDISVIGRELKKLEILSFAYSNIKELPTEIGQLKFLRLLDLTGCDNLNFISANVLAKLSRLEELYFRVENFPWMLNKAVIKELGTISRQLKVLEIKVRNVEVLHNNNLIFKNLDFFWVYMIPGETFYKHRDHGYLESNKLQLKETNCNFIKNSQLVKKCEILILEKMKDFKNVIYDLDDDGLQNLEDLRLHSCHNIQYVIDQNTRCCAFPIIKSLSLENLTMLREILHFSDHHEIKKSIVGFSYLSKLELKRLPNFIGFSNIIDWNERHQPTLHGSSYSTKLGDPTNVEEVEALDRSHSKTNGKMFYQTSAKLFSFNWMENFPKLEKFLLHECNSLEIVFDLQGYSQSNGYALLFPQLENIEISYLNNLKFLWGNVPNCVLGFQNLRSLTISNCDSLRHIFTSVIIRAITNLEILNVSSCKLIENIVVWRRDSEVENNKCKGQVEKIVLSKLCSVSLSGLPQLVRICSDYFELQCPSLKQLEIYDCPMLKMSLLPTPIQEKLENHNVRYKESRKNIGFCDFKDKKSKSSNCSHRCMSFLSNYILEEKTNKRRTQEISLAPNHASSIYEMKNKETIDHMPIPDNLCIRKCHLMDVIFSLKENNNFIIPSHMNTIKVEDCVKLKTIVAKREEKQDIVNLFPRLESLHLSKLPNLVKFGFSKIFEPFDKQEEMGACEGDHIRNTHQTLMDESSFPNLTSLFIEACNKIHILFSYSALSSLEHLEKLTVKDCKNMVEIVLIHEETEKSQKKIVLPSLQHLFLEDLPELKSFYHGSSDINFPSLQEVEIIGCPNMEVLVRGSSHTPKLKDVTMEIKQYSNNYIQNKDLNATIRGFKEFVALQESDKLDWSELHRKGIFEYFMKKSEMNIISFHKLLTIVPFNEIQMLQHVRALTIEYCDSLTEVFETKEEEGIEQKDVTNYELQEVILSDLPNLRYIWKDNITRHAGFKELTSIHIYACHSLKSLLSRSMAKSLERLHELLVLDCKCMEEIVTKEDKNSEGGNKVMILFPQLKVLILKTLPNLQYVCSGDYDYDIPLCDVVEDKEMNKDYNKIQISLPQLENFRLENVPKFKCFCPGAYDYDIMISSTEKCPKTTRFPQGNVIVSTPNLDRVHLSYWTVGMRTFGDINLAIHYEYYREKYMTKLQELENLMCLEQDEQLLGYIKRETRLVLERCNRLLNCISSTAMHLFSHLLSLKVDKCELVEEIFESTDYESYNKVQYELQSLKLFSLPKMKHIWKNHAQRLCFQNLSWIGISGCHDLKYVFPDISIVKSLPRWCTLDVFQCNKMENIIQNACDYNFSPEEEEEQQLYKAKIIFSTFDSIRLQNLPRLNCFLHSTFYCYVELPVCTDISIIKCPKMKNFCSHGNLYTPSLSYLRVEDTEYVDCDVDGVLNEVMRQREGSED, from the exons ATGGATTGTCTTAATGAATTGACAAAAGAAGTTGTCACAAAACTTGGTGACTTGGTAGTAGAGTCTACCGTGAAGCATTTTCAATATTTGATCCAACACAAAACAATCGTAGCCAATTTGAAGGAAGAACATGAGAAGTTAAAGCGTATGAAGAAAGCATTGCAAGGGAGGATCGATGCAGAAATAAGGAAAGGATGCGAGATTGTACCAAATGTGCAAAAATGGCTCGACGACGTGGAAACACTTGAAAAAGAGTTGCGAAATTTCTATGAAAATGAAGTTAGTAAGGAAAAGAAATGCTTTCATGGAAAATGTCCAAATTTGGCATTTAATTACTCATTAGGAAAGCATGCTACTAAAAACACAGAACATATTTCAAGTTTGAAGGAGGAAGAAAACAAATTACAGATTATATCCTACCCAAAAGCTCCACCACCATCATTTTCAGAAGAAATTAAGAGCTTGGAGTCTAGAAACAAAATTATAACAGATGTGATAGAGAAATTGAAGGATGATAAATTCAAAAGGATTAGCATTTGTGGGATGGGTGGAGTGGGGAAAACTACACTAGTGAAAGAATTGATCCAAATTATGGAGAAAAGTAAGCAATTTAATAAAGTTGTGATGGTGGTTGTGTCCCAAAATCCAAATTATGAGAATATCCAAAGTCAAATTATTGATGGTTTAAGATTGAAATTCCAAAGTACAAGCATGGAAGAAAAAGCCAAGGAATTACACCAATGGTTGATTGAAAAGGCCGGCATGGTCTTAATAATACTGGATGATATGTGGGATGAGCTTAAGTTTGAATGGATTGGAATTCcttctcaagaacatcaaaagGGAATCAAAATATTGTTCACATCACGATTCAAAAAAGTGTGTCAGAAGATGGGGAGTCAAGAGGATTTTATGGTCTCTGTGCTATCTAAAGAAGAAGCTTGGTCTTTGTTTCGGGAGATGGCAGGGGATGTTGTAGATAAACCTGACATCAATCCAATAGCAAAGGAGGTTGCAGAGGAATGTGGTGGATTACCCCTTGCAATCGTGACACTTGGAAGAGCACTTAGCAATGAGGAAAAGCTTGCATGGGATGTTTTACGTGACAACTTGAGAAACTGTCAAGTATCAACCTTCTCAGAAATGCAAAGATGTGTGTATTCACGTATTGAGATGAGCTTCACATTTTTAGATAAGGAGCAAATGTGTTTCCTTTTGCTTTGTGGCTTGTTCCCTGAAGACTTTGACATTCCTATTGAAAGCCTATTCCGTTATGGAGTGGGAATAGGATTGTTTGAAGTCCTTGACACAATGTTGAAAGTGAGGGAACAAGTGAATTATTGGGTGATCAATTTGAAGAGATGCTTCTTATTGTTAGACAGCGACAAGCCAGGGTGTGTGAAGATGCATGATGTTGTGCGTGATGTAGCACTAATAGTTTCATCTAGAGAAGAACTTGGGATATTTGTGACGAGTAAAGTTGAATTAAAGCGGATGAAGCAAGGAAAATGGCGTAGAATGTCACTCGTCTTGGATGAGACGACAGAGTTAGAAAATGTCTTTGAATGTCCAACTCCAGCCCTTGAGCTTTTACAACTACTGTCAAGGACGAAAGAAACAACAATTCCATGGCTTGAAAACTTCATCCAAGGAATGAGTAACCTTAAAGTTTTAGCTCTTCAAAATATGTGCATTTCGCAAATTCCATCTCTACTCCAAGCCTTAGCCAATCTTCATATGCTGCATGTACAAGGTTGTGATGTTGGAGATATATCCGTAATTGGTAGGGAGCTTAAGAAATTGGAAATCTTAAGCTTTGCATACTCAAATATTAAAGAGCTTCCAACTGAAATCGGACAATTGAAATTTCTAAGATTATTGGATTTGACAGGATGTGATAATCTTAACTTCATTTCAGCTAATGTTTTGGCAAAGCTTTCTCGGCTTGAAGAGCTTTACTTCAGGGTTGAAAATTTTCCTTGGATGCTGAACAAAGCCGTTATCAAAGAGTTAGGAACTATTTCTCGTCAATTAAAGGTTCTTGAGATCAAAGTAAGGAACGTAGAAGTTTTACACAACAAcaatttgattttcaaaaaCCTAGATTTTTTTTGGGTTTATATGATTCCTGGGGAAACTTTCTATAAACATCGTGATCATGGGTATTTAGAGTCAAACAAGTTACAACTCAAAGAGACAAATTGCAATTTTATTAAGAACTCGCAATtggttaagaaatgtgaaatcCTCATATTAGAGAAAATGAAGGACTTTAAAAATGTCATCTATGATTTAGATGACGATGGACTCCAAAACTTGGAAGATCTAAGACTTCATTCATGCCACAATATCCAGTATGTTATAGATCAAAACACTCGCTGTTGCGCCTTCCCAATAATCAAGTCATTGTCTCTAGAGAATCTTACCATGTTAAGGGAAATACTTCATTTCTCTGATCACCATGAAATCAAGAAATCAATTGTCGGATTCTCATATTTGTCGAAACTGGAGCTGAAACGCCTTCCAAATTTTATTGGCTTCAGTAACATCATTGATTGGAATGAACGGCATCAGCCAACTCTTCAC GGATCGAGTTATTCCACTAAATTAGGTGACCCAACAAATGTTGAGGAGGTCGAGGCTTTAGATAGATCACATTCTAAAACCAATGGCAAAATGTTCTATCAAACCAGTGCCAAGTTGTTCTCGTTTAATTGGATGGAAAATTTCCCCAAGTTGGAAAAATTTTTGCTACATGAATGCAATTCCTTAGAAATAGTGTTTGACTTACAAGGATATTCACAATCTAATGGCTATGCATTGTTGTTTCCTCAACTGGAAAACATTGAAATATCATACCTCAATAATCTAAAATTTCTTTGGGGTAATGTTCCAAATTGTGTCCTCGGATTTCAAAATTTAAGATCACTAACAATCTCAAATTGTGACTCCTTAAGACATATATTTACATCTGTCATCATTAGAGCAATCACGAATCTTGAGATATTAAATGTAAGCTCATGCAAGTTGATCGAGAATATAGTGGTTTGGAGAAGGGATTCAGAAGTGGAAAACAATAAATGTAAGGGACAAGTGGAAAAGATTGTGCTTAGTAAATTATGTTCTGTATCACTTTCGGGACTTCCACAACTTGTGAGAATTTGTTCAGATTATTTTGAGTTACAATGTCCATCTTTGAAGCAATTAGAGATCTATGATTGTCCTATGTTGAAGATGTCTTTATTGCCAACCCCTATTCAAGAAAAGCTGGAGAATCATAATGTCAGATATAAGGAAAGCAGAAAAAATATTGGTTTTTGTGACTTCAAGGATAAAAAGTCTAAGTCTTCGAATTGCTCTCATAGATGCATGTCGTTCTTATCCAACTACATTCttgaagaaaaaacaaataagaGAAGAACTCAG GAGATATCATTAGCACCAAATCATGCTTCTTCCATTTACGAAATGAAGAACAAGGAAACAATAGACCATATGCCTATTCCAGACAACCTTTGTATAAGAAAATGTCATTTGATGGAtgtgatattttctctcaaGGAAAATAACAATTTCATTATTCCATCACACATGAACACTATCAAAGTTGAAGATTGTGTCAAGTTAAAGACTATAGTGGCTAAAAGAGAAGAAAAGCAAGACATTGTAAACTTGTTCCCTCGACTAGAGTCTCTTCACTTAAGCAAGCTGCCAAATCTTGTGAAATTTGGATTTTCCAAAATCTTCGAGCCCTTCGACAAACAAGAGGAAATG GGTGCTTGTGAGGGAGATCACATAAGGAATACACATCAAACATTAATGGACGAGTCTTCTTTTCCAAACTTAACATCTCTATTCATAGAAGCTTGCAACAAAATCCACATATTGTTCTCTTATTCAGCCTTGAGTAGTCTTGAACATCTTGAGAAACTAACAGTGAAAGATTGCAAGAACATGGTAGAAATAGTACTAATTCATGAAGAAACTGAAAAATCTCAAAAAAAGATTGTCCTCCCTAGTTTGCAGCATTTATTTCTTGAAGACCTACCTGAACTTAAGTCCTTCTATCACGGTTCCTCTGATATCAATTTTCCATCGCTTCAAGAGGTGGAGATTATAGGGTGCCCCAATATGGAAGTGCTTGTACGAGGATCTTCCCACACGCCTAAGCTCAAGGATGTCACTATGGAGATCAAACAATATAGTAACAACTATATACAAAATAAAGACTTGAATGCCACTATTCGAGGATTTAAAGAATTT GTTGCATTACAAGAATCTGACAAGTTGGATTGGAGCGAGCTCCATAGAAAAGGTATATTTGAATACTTCATGAAAAAATCAGAAATGAATATAATATCATTTCACAAACTGTTGACAATTGTTCCGTTCAATGAGATACAAATGCTTCAACATGTGAGGGCACTCACTATAGAATATTGTGATTCACTAACTGAGGTgtttgaaacaaaagaagaagaaggtataGAACAAAAGGATGTCACAAATTATGAGCTTCAAGAAGTGATTCTAAGTGATTTACCAAACCTGAGATACATATGGAAAGACAACATCACAAGGCATGCAGGCTTTAAAGAGCTAACATCAATTCATATTTATGCTTGCCATAGTTTGAAGAGTTTGCTCTCTCGTTCCATGGCCAAAAGCCTTGAGAGGCTTCACGAATTACTTGTTTTGGACTGTAAATGTATGGAGGAGATAGTTACGAAGGAAGACAAGAATAGTGAAGGAGGCAATAAGGTCATGATTTTGTTTCCCCAGTTGAAGGTGTTGATCCTTAAAACACTTCCTAATCTACAGTATGTTTGTTCAGGAGATTATGACTATGATATCCCATTATGTGATGTTGTAGAGGACAAGGAAATGAATAAGGATTACAATAAGATTCAGATTTCACTTCCACAATTAGAGAACTTTAGGCTAGAGAATGTGCCAAAGTTCAAGTGCTTTTGTCCAGGAGCATATGACTATGACATCATGATCTCATCAACTGAAAAATGTCCAAAAACAACAAGATTTCCCCAAGGAAATGTAATTGTGAGCACACCAAATCTTGATCGAGTACATTTGAGTTACTGGACAGTAGGGATGCGTACATTTGGAGATATTAATTTGGCAATACATTATGAATACTATCGAGAGAAATACATG ACAAAGTTGCAAGAATTAGAGAATTTAATGTGTTTGGAGCAAGATGAACAACTTCTTGGCTATATTAAAAGAGAAACACGACTTGTCCTCGAAAGATGTAACAGGTTATTGAACTGCATCTCATCCACCGCTATGCACTTATTCTCACATTTACTGAGTCTTAAAGTAGATAAATGTGAGTTGGTAGAGGAAATATTTGAATCAACTGATTATGAAAGTTATAATAAGGTGCAGTATGAGTTACAGAGTCTGAAATTGTTTTCTCTGCCAAAAATGAAGCACATTTGGAAAAATCATGCTCAACGACTTTGCTTTCAAAATTTAAGTTGGATAGGGATCAGCGGGTGCCATGATTTGAAATATGTGTTTCCAGATATTTCCATTGTCAAAAGTCTTCCGCGATGGTGTACGCTAGACGTGTTTCAGTGTAACAAGATGGAAAATATAATCCAAAATGCATGTGATTATAATTTTTcgccagaagaagaagaagaacaacaacTATATAAGGCTAAGATCATATTCTCAACCTTCGATAGTATTAGATTACAAAATTTGCCCAGACTGAATTGTTTCTTGCATAGCACTTTCTATTGCTATGTAGAGCTACCAGTTTGTACAGATATAAGTATTATAAAATGCCCAAAGATGAAGAACTTTTGTTCCCATGGAAACTTATACACTCCAAGTCTTTCCTATTTACGAGTGGAAGATACAGAGTATGTTGACTGTGATGTAGATGGAGTTCTAAATGAGGTGATGCGACAACGTGAAGGGTCAGAAGATTAA